AGTGCCGGAGACGAAGGAGGCCTTTGGAGAGATCACGGCCTTCTTCGACAAGCATCTCGGTCATTAATAACATTGGTTCGCGCCGGGATCGATTCTGGGTTATCATGAGAAGTGCTGCGCAGCGAAGCGCGGTGCGGAACCGTGGGTCTTTGAAGGGTAAATCTGCCGCAGGCAGAGAGCAATCCCCAAAGGCGCACCCTTTCCAAAGGAGATTCGTTTGTCGAAGGAAGATGCAATTGAGGTTATGGCGGTAGTCGTCGAGACGCTGCCCAATGCGATGTTCAAGGTGGAGCTTGAGAATAAGCACCAGGCTCTCGCCCACGTCTCTGGACGTATGCGCAAGAACTTCATCCGCATCCTCCCCGGCGATCGGGTCGCGATCGAGCTCAGCCCCTACGATCTCAACCGCGGGCGCATCGTCTACCGCTATAAGTAGTCAGCGTAACTATCGCGATGGACGTCAGCATCCCGGCCAATCCAAGCCGTTGCGAGTTGGCTCTAAGAGTTTTGTAAGCGTGGTTTTTCCACCTTCGGGTGTGGAAGCCGTGTGCAAAAAGTGTGAGGCCGTTGCTCACCAACCAGAAGGGAACCACAATGAAGGTCCGTGCGTCAGTAAAGAAGATCTGTGACAAGTGCAAGGTGATCCATCGCCGTGGCGTGGTTCGCGTCATCTGCGAGAACGCCAAGCACAAGCAGCGCCAGGGCTAATCTGGGCTGGTCATCTTTTGAAACGGCCCCGCCGGGCTAGTTAGCCGAAGTCAAGGCTTGCGTTGAACCTGGTGGAAGCACCGTAAACCAATCACCCCGCTCCTCGGGCCAGACCCGAGAGCCGCAACCGAAAAGGAACTCTCATGGCACGTATTGCCGGAGTCGACGTACCGAACAACAAGCAGGTACGCATCGGCCTCACCTATATCTTTGGTATCGGGGACTCGCGCGCAGCGAAGATCCTGGCCGAGGCCAACATCGATCCGATCGCCAAGGTCGGCACGCTCGATGAAGATCAGCTCAACGTCATCCGTCAGATCATCGAGAAGGGCGGCCAGATCGAAGGCGACCTCCGCAAGGAGATCTCGCTGAACATCAAGCGTCTGATCGAGATCCAGTCCTACCGTGGCCTCCGCCATCGCCGCTCGCTCCCTGTCCGCGGCCAGCGCACCCACACCAACGCTCGCACGCGCAAGGGCCCCCGCAAGGGCACGGTTGCCGGCAAGAAGAAAGCGACCAAGTAAATGGCGAAGACACAGAATCAGCAGAAGAGCGGCAAGGCTGCCGCTGGCAAGGGCAAGAAGTTCAAGAAGCGCGAGCGGAAAAATGTTCCGTACGGCCTGGTCTTCATTCAGGCTTCGTTCAACAACACCATCGTCACCATCACCGACCAGACCGGCAACACGCTGAGCTGGAAGAGCTCGGGCTCGCTCGGCTTCCGCGGCTCCCGCAAGGGAACCCCGTTTGCCGCGCAGCAGGCCGCTGTGGGCGCTGCCAATGCGGCCCGCGACCACGGTCTCCGTTCGGTCGATGTGCGCGTCTCGGGCCCCGGCTCGGGCCGTGAGTCCGCGATCCGCGCGCTCGCGACCGCCGGTATCGATGTGCGCAGCATCCGCGACGTTACGCCGATGCCGCACAACGGCTGCCGTCCGCCGAAGCGCCGCCGCGTCTGATCTTTCTTTTCTTTTCGGGTTGTCTGTCGTGTGTTCTGGAGTAAAGACACACGACAGGCAGCTCAGAACTTACAACTCAACTGGATCGTGACGAAGCGCAGCCAGCGCGTAAAACGATCGACACCCGAATTCAGGAGATTTCACAATGGCACGTTATACCGGACCCGTCTGCCGGCTCTGCCGCCGCGACGGCGTCAAGCTCTTTCTCAAAGGACCCAAGTGCTTTACCGAGAAGTGCCCCGTGGAGAAGCGTAACTTTCCTCCCGGCCAGCACGGCCAGTCGCGCAAGGTAAAGAAGGTTGTGGGCTACGGTCTGCAACTGCGCGAGAAGCAGAAGGCCAAGCGCATCTACTTCACGCTCGAGACCCAGTTCCGCGCCTACTACGAGAAGGCGTCGAACCGCACCGGCGTCACCGGCGAACTGCTGTTGCAGCAGCTCGAGACCCGCCTCGACAACGTCTGCTACCGCCTCGGTCTTGCCACCAGCCGCCGTCAGGCCCGCCAGGTCGTCCGTCACGGACACATCCAGGTCAACGGCCGCAAGGTGAACATCCCGAGCTTCCAGTGCAAGGTCGGCGATGAGATCGCGATTCGCGAGGGCTCGAAGGCTCTCGGAATCCTCGAGACCGCGAAGGAGTTCGCAGGTGGTCTCCAGTCCGTCACCTGGCTGGATATCAACCGCGACAACCTCTCCGGCAAGGTCATTGCCCTGCCGAAGCGCGAGGATGTTCAGCTCCCGGTCAACGAGCAGCTGATCGTCGAACTGTACAGCAAGTAGTTTTTTGTAAGGCAGCCGTTAGCCTCTGGCGCAAGCCAAGGGCTGACGGCTGCAAAGTTGTTTTACCAGTCAATCGTTGTATCCGGCTTTACTAACAATTCAGCAGGCAACCGCAGTATCCGCCCATCGCAAAATGCATCGCGGTGCGTGACGGAAAAGGAGAATTACCTATGCTCTGGAGAGGTTTCCAAAAGCCCAAGCGTCTCGCCGTCGAGACCGAGACTCTCACCGATAAGTACGGCAAGTTCAGCGCTCAGCCCTTTGAGCGCGGCTTCGGTACGACCATCGGCAACGCGCTGCGGCGCACGCTGCTCTCGTCCATCGAGGGCGCGGCGGTTACGGCCGTCCGCATCGAAGGCGTGCTGCACGAGTTCCAGTCGATCACCGGCGTGGTTGAAGACGCGACCGACATCATCCTGAACCTGAAGCAGATTCCGTTCAAGCTCGCGGGCGATGGCCCCAAGGCGCTCTATCTGCGTTCGGATGCGGCTGGCGTGGTCACCTCGGGCCTGATCGAGGCTGATGGCGATGTCGAGATCCTCGACAAGAACGTGTACATCTGCACCATCTCCGAGGGCGGCAAGATCGACATGGAGATGCGGCTGAAGCGCGGTCGCGGCTACATCTCGGCGGACAAGAACTTCGACGCCGACCTGGGCCTGGGCTTCATTCCCGTGGATTCGGTTCACTCGCCTGTTCGTAAGGTCAACTACGTCGTCGAGGCGGCTCGTCTCGGTCAGATCACCGACTACGACAAGCTCTCGATCGAGATCTGGACGAACGGCACGGTGCTTCCCGCCGATGCTCTCGGCCTCTCGGCCAAGCTGCTGAAGGACCACATGACCATCTTCATCAACTTCGAGGAGGAGATGGAGGCCGGTCACGATGGCCTGCACGATGGTCCCGCGATCCGCAACGAGAACCTGAACCGTTCGGTTGAGGAGCTCGAGCTTTCGGTGCGCAGCTACAACTGCCTGAAGAATGCGAACATCGCCACCATCGGCGAGCTGATCCAGAAGACCGAAGCCGAGATGCTGAAGACCAAGAACTTCGGCCGCAAGTCGCTGAACGAGATCAAGGAGATCCTCGCGCAGATGGGTCTGTCGCTCGGCATGAAGATCGACGAGAACGGCAACCCGCAGCCCGGTCCGACCTCGGTCCTGCCTGCTGCTACGCTCGCCGCCAGCTTCGGCAACTACGATGATGACGACGAGGACGATGATGAGGACGACGATCTCGACCTCCCCATCGAGCCTGAGAGCTTCTAACTTTTACTTTAGGCGGAGGGGGTAGCTCTGAGCTGCTTCCTCCACCTTTTCACCCGCAACACTGAAGCAAACCGACTCAGGCCAGAAGGTCAAGTCGAAGGAGATTCCACCATGCGTCACCGCAACGGCGGCTTTAAGCTTGGCCGCAACACCTCACACCGTCGCGCCATGCTGCGCAACCTCGTTACCTCGATCATCCTGCACGACCGTGTCGAGACCACCATCACCAAGTGCAAGGCCAGCCGTCCTATCGTCGAGAAGATGATTACGCTCGGCAAGAAGGGTGACGTTCACTCGCGTCGCCAGGCGCTGGCTTACCTGATGACCGACGAGGCCGTTACGCGTCTCTTCAGCGTCGTCTCGCCGCGCTACGCGACCCGGCCGGGTGGCTACCTGCGCATCGTCCGCACCAGCACCCGCAAGGGCGACGCAGCCGAGCTGGCTGTGGTCGAGCTGCTCGGAGCCGAGCAGGAGCTGAACGAGAAGGCACAGAAGCGCGCAGAGGCTCGCGAGAAGAAGCGCGAGGAGCTGCAAAAGCAGATGGAAGAGCAGAATCCGCCTGCCGAGCCGACCGAGTAGTTTCAGGCTTCAACAGGAACAAAGAAACCGGCGAGCCAGTGATGGCTTGCCGGTTTTTCTTGGTGAAGACAAAAGATGAAAAGCGCCCTCACGCCGGGCGGGCGGCACTTCGTTCGGCAGCAAAGTGCTAATGCCGGATGAGCCACATGATCCAGCTGGCGGCGATGGTGCAGCCGACGAACAGAGCAAAGCAGAGTGCGCCGAACTGGATCATCCGCCTGGGCTGCGAACGCTGGGTGATGCCGAATACGATCGACGTGAAGAGCGAGAAGAGCAGCAGCGCGCTGAAGTGAGAGAGGATCACGATGCCTTCCTTCCGTTGGCCAGCGAGTGCGCATCGACAGCGGAGACGATGTTCAATAGCCCCGCGACCACGATGAACTTGGTCCCGTAGTCGGCCATTGCGATCTGCGGCGGGGTGATGCCCCAGTCGAAGAGCCGCGCCAGCACATAGAGCAGGCCGGAGCCGAGGTCACCGGCGAAGCCCAGCATGTCCAGCAGCTCGCCCGTGTTGGGCGAGTAGATCTTGCCCTGGAGCGCAATGCCGATCGAGAACATGCAGACGACCGAGACGAACAGCAGCAGCGCCCGGACCCACTTCTTCAGGATCAGGTGGCCCGCTCCGGGGATGAGCCAGCCCGCGATGAGGACGATGGTTGCCAGTGCGGAGGCGTTACCGGCGGCTCTGGCCGGGGTTTTGACGTTGGTTGTCATTCGTCCTCAATGATAGCAGTTTCAGATTCTTACCAGCTCTCGCTGGATACGGCCGGTGACGCTGGCGGAGGTGCGGCGGGCGATCATGTTGACCTCGCTGCGCACGCCGAACTCTCCGGGGAAGTAGATGCCCGGCTCGACCGAGAAGCAGGTGTTGGGCAGGATCAGGCGCTCGTCGTGGGTCTCGAGGTTGTCGAGGTGGGCGCCGCTGCCGTGCAGCTCGGCGGCGATATTATGACCAGTCCGGTGGGTGAACCACTCGCCGAATCCGGCTTCACGGATGACGGCGCGGGCGGCGTCATCCGCCTCCCAACCGGCGATGGGGCGGCCTTCGCGGAAGGCGGCTTCGACCGTCAAGATCGCCGCGTCCCGGGCGTCGCGGACGGTGGTGAAGATGAGCTGGTCGCGCTCGGTCGGCTCGCGGTCGACGACGCCGGTCCAGGTGATGTCGTAGAAGATGGAGTCGGGGCGGTCGAGTTTTGCCCAGAGGTCGATGAGGACGAAGTCGCCGCGACGGATGGGCCGCGAGCTTTCGGGCGTAGGGTCGTAGTGCGAGTCCGCGCTGTTGGGGCCGCAGCTCACGTTGGGGCCGTGCTCCCAGACGAGGCCGACGGCCTGCATCTGCTGGCGCAGGTACTCGACCATCTCGTATTCGTTGGTGCCCGTGCTGCGGACGCGACGGCCCATCTCGAGCCATGCTTCGGCGAGGATCTCATCGACCAGCTTCTGTGCGGCGTAGTGGGTCTCGAGCTGCTCGTCGGTCAGGACGGCCTCGAACTCGCTGACCAGGTCGGCGGAGCTGACGATCTGCTTGCCCATCTCGCGCAGCAGCTCGACGGTGCCCGCGTCCACCATCGAGACGTACATGATGGCGTTGCGCGGGGAGTACTGCATGGCGAGCTTGGTAGTACCTGAGAGCAGGGTGTTCAGCTCGGACTCCAGTTCTTGCCACGAAGAGTAAGCGGCGAGCGTGCCGGGCAGGGAATCGAGACGGCCCGACTCGATCCGGTGGACCAGTTTGCGCGGCTCGCCCGTGGCGGGGATGAGGTAGAACCAGCGCCGGGTGACGTGCGCGTTCGCGTCCAGGCCGAGGATCCGGTAGGCCAGCGGGTCGCGGTGATGGTGGTCGTAGAAGAGCCAGCCATCGAGGTTCTGTTGCCGCAGCGCCGACTGAATCTTGTCGATGTTCATAGGTCGATAGTACTTCGTACCGTTCTTGGGTGTGTATGGGGAAGTTAGCTTCTGAGAGCCTCCCGCTGGTAGGCAGCGAGTATCTTTTCTTCCCGACCAACGGGAGGACTACGCGAAGCCGTAAAAAGGCGTGTGAACGCCCGCCCCGCGCGTAGCGGGCCTGTCCGGTAGGACAAGCCTTTATGGCTGGTAATGCACGGGCGGTTGTTTGGCTGCGGGAAGCGTAACGCCGAGCATCTCGGCGAAGCTTGGCGCGATCTGGCGCATGTCGATCACCTTCAGGTCGCGGCCAGCGGCAATGCCCCGGCCCTTGAGCATGAACGCCGAGCGCATCGCCGGGGTCGAAGGCAGATAGCCGTGCGTGCCGGTGTGGGGCGAGTCCTCGACGACGGCTCCGCTGGTGTTGCCGCCGGAGCCGAAGCCCTCCTTGAACTCGACCAGAAACGCCGCATTGGGGAAGCCTCCGCGGGCCGCGATCTCGTCGTGCGAAAGGATCTGCGCGATGCCGAGCTTCGGGTTGGCCTTCGCCTTGTCCAGTACGGCCTTTACTTTGGCCAGGGTGGCGGCGTCGTCGGTGTCGTGGAGCAGGATGGCGCAGCTTCCGCCCGCTGTCCATGCCTCGGCCTTCCAGGAGAGTACAGGGGCGTCATCCTCTCCGGCTTTCCTGTGCCCCAGCGTAATCAGCCCAGCCTTGGTGAAGAGCGCGTTGAGGTGGATGATGTGATCGATGCGGTAGAAGCCGTGGTCGGAGACAATGGCGATCCGGGTCGCGGGATCGACCGCCAGCGCGGCCTGCTCGATCTGGTGGACCTGCACGTCGAGCTTCTCGAGCGCGGCGTTGGCCTCGGGGCTGAAGGGGCTGTGCTGGTGCTCCTGATGGTCGAGGTTGGCCAGATGGACCAGCATCAGGTCGGGCTTGTCCTGCCGCAGAATCGCGACTGCCTCGGCGGTTTTGGTCTCGTCTGTATCGGCGTCTTTGGCGGGGTGGATGTGCAGCCGCTCAAGGATGTCCGGCGGGTTGTAGGGCGAGATGGCGGGCGTGGCCGTCTCCTCGGACTGCGCATGCTCGGCGATGTTGTAGTCGATGGGCGCGCCGACCGTCACCGGCCAGCTCACGGCACCGGTTCGAAGCCCGGCCTTGCTGGCAGCCTGATAGAGCGTCTCGACCTCGATGGCGCTGAACTCCCAGTACCAGACGCCGGGGTGCTCGCCGAGCGGGTCGAAGCGCACGTTGCTATAGATGCCGTGCTCGACCGGCCAGACGCCAGTGACGATGGTGGTGTGGCTGGGGTAGGTGACGGTGGGGATGACGCCTTCGACACCCTCGGCCCAGGTGCCCTGGGTGAGGAAGGTGCGGAGAGTGGGCACCTTGAGGCCGTGCTCATCGGCGTGGGTAACGTAATCAGGCCTCATGCCGTCGAGCGAGATGATGACCAGCGGCGCGGGCTTCTGGGCAAAGGCGGACAGGGCCGGGAACAGCGCCACGGCAGCGATGAGCAGGGACTTGTTCAGCATCTCTGCAAGATACCGCATTTAGATGAACAAAACGTGTCCTGCCGGACGGGCCTCTTGCGCGGAGGGCGGGCGTTTGCACGCCTTTTTACTGCTTCGCGTGGTCCTCCCGCTGGTCGGAAACGAATATTGCTCGCTGCCGACCAACGGGAGGCCCTCAGCAGATAACTTGCCCATGCTGCCCCGAGAACCGCACGAAGTGCCGCCCGCCCGGCGTTAGGGCGCTTTTGCTTTAAAAAGACGAAGGGCCGGGAGTGATCCCGGCCCTTCGTCTTTCCAATACCAACTTACGCGTTGGTGGCGAGCGCCTCGCGTTCCTTCTCGGCCTTTTCCGCCTTCTTGGCTGCCAGGGTGTTCTGCCCCAGCTCGGCCTCCAGCTTCTCGGTCGTGTAGGTCTCGATGATGTCGCCCACGCGGATATCCTTGTGGCCGGCCAGATCGATACCGCACTCGACGCCATCGCGAACCTCGGAGACGTCGTCCTTGAAGCGCTTGAGCGAGCTGATCTTGCCCTTCCAGACCTCCACACCATCGCGCAGCAGGCGAGCCTGCGAACTGCGCTTGATGAGGCCGTCGGTCACGCGGCAACCCGCAATCTGACCGACCTTGGTGATCTTGAAGACGTTGAGCACCTCGGCCCGTCCGGAGTAGTTCTCCTTGAAGACCGGATCGAGCAGACCGTACATGGCCTTTTCGATCTCGTCGCGCAGCTCGTAGATGATCGAGTGCAGACGAATCTCGACGTTCTCGCGAGCGGCAACCTCGGCAGAGTTGCGGTCGGGCCGCACGTTGAAGCCGATGATGACGGCGTTCGAAGCGGAGGCAAGCAGTACGTCCGACTCGGTGATCGCGCCGACGCCGGAGTGCAGTACGCGCACCCGGATCTTCTCGGTCGACATGTGCTGCAGATCCTCGGCGATGACCTCCACCGAACCCTGCACGTCGCCCTTGACGATCAGGTTCAGGTCCTTCGTTCCGGCCTGCTTGATCTGCTCCGCCAGGCCCTCGAGCGAGACACGCGCGCTCTTGGCCAACTGCGCCTCGCGCTCCTTCATCTTGCGGTACTGCGCAATGCCCTTGGCCTTGTCGCGGTCCGCCATCACGATGAAGGTATCGCCTGCGTCCGGCATCCCTTCGAGTCCAAGGATCTCGACCGGGGTCGAGGGGCCTGCGGTTTCGATGGGACGTCCACGGTCGTCGAACATGGCGCGGATCTTACCGAAGGTGTTGCCGACGATGTAGCTGTCGCCCAGCTTCAGGGTTCCGTTCTGCACCAGGATCGAGGCGACCGCACCGCGGCCACGGTCGAGCTTGGCTTCGATGACCGTACCGACGGCCGGACGATCCGGCTGCGCCTTCTGCTCGTTCACGTCGGCGACCAGGCAGATCATCTCCTCAAGCTTGTCGAGGTTCAGGTGCTTCTTGGCCGAGACTTCGACGAACTCGGTGTCGCCGCCCTGATTCGAAGGCTGCAGGCCGCGTGCGGCGAGCTGCTGGATGATCTTGGCCGGGTTGGCGTCGGGCTTGTCGATCTTGTTGACCGCGACGATGATCGGCACCTTGGCCGCGCGTGCGTGGTCGATGGCCTCAAGCGTCTGGGGCATCACACCGTCGTCGGCCGCGACCACGATGACGACGATGTCGGTCACCTTGGCTCCGCGAGCACGCATACGGGTGAAGGCCTCGTGACCAGGGGTATCGAGGAAGACGATCTCGCGTCCGAAGGCCGGGGAATCCGGCTTCGTCACATGGACCTTGTAGGCTCCGATATGCTGCGTGATGCCGCCCGCTTCGCCGCCTGCAACGTCGGTCGAGCGGATCGCGTCGAGCAGCGAGGTCTTACCGTGGTCGACGTGACCCATGATGGTGACCACCGGGGCGCGGACGATCTCGACCATGCCGGTCGTGTCTTCGAGGAAGCCCTCGATGGCCTCGTTCTCGAGCTGCTCTTCGACCGAGATGACCTGGGCGTCGGCTCCGAACTGGCGCGCGACATCCTTCACCAGCTCGCCGTCGAGCGACTGGTTGACCGTGACGAATACACCCTTCATCAGCAGGATCGCGATGAGATCCTTGCCGCGCACGTCGAGCTTCTCGGCCAGATCCTTCACGCTGATGCCTTCGGTCACCGTGATGGTCTTGGTGATCGGCAGGGGCTCGCGCGACATCTGGATGCCGCCGTAACGCGGTGGCGGCTGGAAGCCCTTCATCGGGCCTTCCTTCACCTTCTCGTAACGCTGTCCGCCGCGGCGCTGGCCGGGACGTGCCGGGCGCTGTCCGCCGGGAGTCTCACCCGGTCCGGGCATGGCTCCGGGAGCGCCGGGCGCTCCGCCGGGACGCGGTCCACCGAAGCCCGGACGCGGCGGGAAGCCGGGACGGGAGCCGGGGGCAAAGCCGGGGCGCGGCGGTCCACCCGGACCTCCAGGACCCGAAGGCCCGCCGGGATAGCTGCGGGTGGGGTGCATGGGGCGGCGTGCGCCGGGGGCCATGGGGCCACCCATGCCGGGGCGTGAGCCGGGAGCGCCGGGTCCGCCCATGGAGCCGGGTCGGGGACGCTCGAAGATGGGACGGCCGCGCGGAGGTGCTCCGGGAACCGGCGCGGGCGCGGTGTAGATGGGGCGCGGGCCGGTCTGCGGCATGATGATGCGGCGCGCCGGAGCGGCCGGAGTGGCGGGTGGTGCCGGAGCCGCAGGGGCTTCGGCGGCTGGAGCAGTGGCTGCTGCTACCGGCTCGGCTACGGGTGTTGCGGGAGCCGGTGCGGCGGGCTGGGCTGCTGCGGGAGCAGCCGGAGCTGCGGCCACAGGAGTCGCGGCTGGAGTCGGAGAGGCGGCAGCTACAGGAGCGGCCACGGCGGGCCTGGGGGCCGGAGCCGCGACGACGACCGGGGCAGTCCCGGCAGGGCGCGAGAGCGGCGAGTTAGCTGGAGTTGCTCCGGCGACCGGAGGCCGAACGACGACGGTCTGGGCCGGGGGACGGCTGGCGATCGCCGGTCCGCCAGCAGCGGGCGGGGGAGCGACGATGCGAGCGCCCTGGTTCGGCAGCGGCACGATGCGCCGGGGAGCCGGAGGAGTGTTAGGTGCGGGAGCGGCGGCAACCGGCGGCTGAACCCGAGGGGCAACCGGAGCAGTCGCAACCGGAGTTGCGGCGGCGGGAGCTGCCGGGGCCACGGGAACGGCAGTTGGTGCCGGAGCCGCAACCACCGAAGTTGCGGGTGCACCCGCAACGGGGGCAGCGACCGCAGGCCGGGCTACCGAAACTGCCGGAGCAGCCGCTACCGGGGCCGCTACGACAGCGGGCCGTTGCGGCGGGGCGTTCTTGGCTGCGTTCTCAGCCTGCTTGCGCTCGAGGATTGCCCGCATGGCATCACCTGGCTTCGATACGTTCGAGAGGTTGAACCGGCGCGCTGGCTCTGCGGGACGGTTGGCGCTGCTGCCACGGTTGCCGCCGTTGAAGTATCCACGGACCCGCTCGGCCTGATCCTCTTCGATCGAACTCGAGTGGGTCTTGCCCGTCACCCCGAGCGCTTCGAGCGCGTCAAGAATCGGCCTGCTTTTTACTTCCAGTTCCCGTGCCAGATCGTTAATGCGAACTTTACTCATCCGTCCCTTTTCATTTACTCCACCCGCGGCGCTAGCTGTTCATATCAGCCTCGTTCGGAGCAAATTGCGATTCGTCTCTATTATCACTGAAATCGCGGCAATCGCGATTCAAAGTATGTTTGCTTGCGTGGCTGGAGAAGCTAGCCACGGTCGTTTCCGTCCATATCGATGCCCTCGTCCGAGACCTCTTGCGCCTCGTTCACCAGCTCATCCACACTGTCGTTGTCCAGCTCGATCCGCTCTTCGCGGCGATCGGCTTCGCTGAAGCTGTCGCTCGTCGATTCGCGGTCCTCTTCTTCGGCGATATCTTCGCTCGAAACGCCGCTTACCTCTTCGAGATCACCGTGACCGGCCTGCTCGGAGAGAATCTCTTCGGGAGTCTTGGACATGGAACTCACCTCGTTGTGCTCGTTGGTCGAAGCCGGGTCCGTGGTCTCCGTCTGCGCGGCGGCTTCGGCGGTTGCGGCAACAACAGGACGCTCCTCGCCCTCTTCGTACTGGCCGAAGTAGTGGCGCACCGCGACCGAGATCTTCTCGACGGTCTTCTCGCCGATGCCCGGAACCTGCTGCAGCTCCTCGGCGGTCATATCGGCCAGCTCTTCGACCGTGGTGATGCCCGCCGTAATCAGCTTCTCGAGGATCTGCTCGCCCAGCTCGGTCACCTGCTCGATGGGCGTGGTCGGTCCGCCCGACATCGCTTGCATCTGCTGCTCGACCTCCTGGCGCTTCTCCTCTTCGCTCTTGATGTCGATCTTCCACTGCAAGAGCTTGGCTGCGAGCCGCACATTCTGGCCCTTCTTGCCGATGGCCAGCGAGAGCTGCGTGTCATCGACGATGACCTCGATCTGCTTGTCGGCCAGGTCGGTGATGGAGACGCGGCTGACCTTCGCGGGTTGCAGCGCCTTCTCGGCGAAGGTCGTGATCTCGTCCGAGTACTCGATAATGTCGATCTTCTCGCCGCGCAACTCGCGAATGATCGACTGCACGCGCATACCCTTCATGCCCACGCACGCGCCCACCGGATCGACGTCCTTGTCGCGG
This is a stretch of genomic DNA from Granulicella sp. WH15. It encodes these proteins:
- the nusA gene encoding transcription termination factor NusA, with translation MASVLYQTIETLSRDKGIEADVVIGAVEDAIALATRKFYKTQENMRGEMDRETGEIRAYVYKTVVESTEQVDDEVNQMTLEQARELAPEVEVGGELRFYKDTTPLGRIAAQMAKQVIFQKVREAERDTVYNEYNHRAGEVLNATVKRLEPMDVIFDLGKAEARMPKREQSRLEQFAIGERVRVVLLRVDRAAKGPQVIVSRAAPALVQNLFQSEVPEIYDGTVSIRAIAREAGERTKIAVMSRDKDVDPVGACVGMKGMRVQSIIRELRGEKIDIIEYSDEITTFAEKALQPAKVSRVSITDLADKQIEVIVDDTQLSLAIGKKGQNVRLAAKLLQWKIDIKSEEEKRQEVEQQMQAMSGGPTTPIEQVTELGEQILEKLITAGITTVEELADMTAEELQQVPGIGEKTVEKISVAVRHYFGQYEEGEERPVVAATAEAAAQTETTDPASTNEHNEVSSMSKTPEEILSEQAGHGDLEEVSGVSSEDIAEEEDRESTSDSFSEADRREERIELDNDSVDELVNEAQEVSDEGIDMDGNDRG
- the infB gene encoding translation initiation factor IF-2, whose product is MSKVRINDLARELEVKSRPILDALEALGVTGKTHSSSIEEDQAERVRGYFNGGNRGSSANRPAEPARRFNLSNVSKPGDAMRAILERKQAENAAKNAPPQRPAVVAAPVAAAPAVSVARPAVAAPVAGAPATSVVAAPAPTAVPVAPAAPAAATPVATAPVAPRVQPPVAAAPAPNTPPAPRRIVPLPNQGARIVAPPPAAGGPAIASRPPAQTVVVRPPVAGATPANSPLSRPAGTAPVVVAAPAPRPAVAAPVAAASPTPAATPVAAAPAAPAAAQPAAPAPATPVAEPVAAATAPAAEAPAAPAPPATPAAPARRIIMPQTGPRPIYTAPAPVPGAPPRGRPIFERPRPGSMGGPGAPGSRPGMGGPMAPGARRPMHPTRSYPGGPSGPGGPGGPPRPGFAPGSRPGFPPRPGFGGPRPGGAPGAPGAMPGPGETPGGQRPARPGQRRGGQRYEKVKEGPMKGFQPPPRYGGIQMSREPLPITKTITVTEGISVKDLAEKLDVRGKDLIAILLMKGVFVTVNQSLDGELVKDVARQFGADAQVISVEEQLENEAIEGFLEDTTGMVEIVRAPVVTIMGHVDHGKTSLLDAIRSTDVAGGEAGGITQHIGAYKVHVTKPDSPAFGREIVFLDTPGHEAFTRMRARGAKVTDIVVIVVAADDGVMPQTLEAIDHARAAKVPIIVAVNKIDKPDANPAKIIQQLAARGLQPSNQGGDTEFVEVSAKKHLNLDKLEEMICLVADVNEQKAQPDRPAVGTVIEAKLDRGRGAVASILVQNGTLKLGDSYIVGNTFGKIRAMFDDRGRPIETAGPSTPVEILGLEGMPDAGDTFIVMADRDKAKGIAQYRKMKEREAQLAKSARVSLEGLAEQIKQAGTKDLNLIVKGDVQGSVEVIAEDLQHMSTEKIRVRVLHSGVGAITESDVLLASASNAVIIGFNVRPDRNSAEVAARENVEIRLHSIIYELRDEIEKAMYGLLDPVFKENYSGRAEVLNVFKITKVGQIAGCRVTDGLIKRSSQARLLRDGVEVWKGKISSLKRFKDDVSEVRDGVECGIDLAGHKDIRVGDIIETYTTEKLEAELGQNTLAAKKAEKAEKEREALATNA